TTCCATTTATTCCAAGTGAAGTTCTAGACCCGGTAATGAAAAAGTTTTCAATCGAAGTAACTAAGTTTTTGTGGCCTCAGTCTTTTGCCGAAATGTCCAATGTTTTTATCACTATGATAGAAAAATTGGAGAAACTATGCAAAAAAATCAACTTCAATCTGCTAGAATCATGTAATGAATATATGCAGCAGTCTAGAAGTTACTTGATTGATCTCATTAAAAATCACgagaaatttttaaagtattCAAAAACGAAAAATgcaaattatttggaattttctaatatcTTGAGAAAGCTACGCGGCGAAATACTTTCGTTCAAACCTTACCAGATTGTATTAAGGAAGTTAGATCCAGTTAAAGCAGATGCACTTGGGGTGCCCATGTTTTCTGGATTCAATCACAGCATACTTGATGAAACAATGAAAGAATACtatgaaatattaagagATCGAAGGTTAAAGAacaaataatgattatAGTTTGGATTTAGcttgaaattgaattaatattaattatatatatcgGAAGTACTTGCTTTGCGTTGCTAATAGTATAGCACCTCTTTTTAAAGCATTCCATTGGTCTGTCAGTAATCACCAAGCAAATTAGAAACCTGGAAATTTTTTTAGTTTCGTATAATTCTTCAAACTCATAAAAATTCAtatcatatttattttcaaaggTTTGTGGCCCACAGGTATTAGCTAGGAGTATTTCGGGCTCTTCTATATATATTAGCAATTTTaacttaataaaattaattgaacCTTGGTATAATCGTTTAATACTATCTATAAATCTAGTCCTTGCATGacaacaaaatatttttccaATCCCAACAACTTTAATGCTTGTTTGCGATGAACCGTAAATTTCTCCTTtgattgaaattaaatcttccacaatctttatttcttgTTGTGTACAATAATACGGTAAGAATGAACTTTCGAAGCATGAAATTCCATTTGGAGGCATAACagatattgataatagTTTTGATTCCATACTATTTGACCTTTCTAGACGTTCGTAGATAGGTTCTTGAAactcatttttattatgtagttttattttccttttatctttttttaacCTTCTTTCCAAGTTTCTAATTTTCTTGTCGAGATTATCAACTATCTCTCTAGTTTCTAAGTCATATTGCTTTAATAAAGTTGCATGGGGTGATTCTTGTTTTTCAAagttttcttttctattattgtttttataATCACTATCTAATTTAGGATTGCAATTTGAACCATAGtttgattcaaaattatttaactCTATGTTATTTTTGGGAATgttttgattaatttgaCTTTCATCTTTTCTCTCGTTATTTCTCCTCAATTGCGGAGTGGATAAGTTACTTGTAGTCTGAAATGAGATAATCTTTTCAACATTGTTTAAATCAGGTAATTTCGATTTGGAAGTTGAGTAATACCTTTCAATTAACTTATTTACAAATGAACTATTGTAGCTTATTGAACTCTCAGAATCTATTCCTGAGCAAGTGTTCATTTCAGCATTATACTTTTTCTCATTTTGGCCATAATACTTGtaattccattttttttcatcattGCGTCTCAAATCCATACATTTCTCATTTTTGTTCAATTCTAGCTGGCGcatattatttctaatattgaaatcATATTTATCCCTCGAATGCCCAGTATCTGTCTGACTTTTCAGGTAAGAGACtgatttaatatatcttcTCAAGCTAGccagtttttttttgcatcTTGAAATAGTCAAATCAACATTTGTTGATACTGGGAAAAATAGATCAGTTCTTTCATGCATTTCAGAAGTTCTACATTTGTTTTAAAAATCTATTTAGAGTTATAATCCTATTTTCTGAATGACTCAGAAATTGCTAATTTTATTAGTTGTTAATACTGCATTACTTTCTGCAAATTAATATGAAAAAACtgttaatttattaatttttttaaaaatttagtGTGGTTTCCACaaatatttgttattaaaatattttgtgtACAATAAGgtcaaattttgaaattttagTTTTTAAATTTGGACTCCAAAATCATTGAGAAAAAATTTTTCGAAACTTAAAATGTGATTAAGTATTAAggtttcaaataatatcagTCTATAATACTATTTTACAAATTTCACACCTTTAAGTCAATGTCATTTAAATCGATGCTCGCTATTAGGACATTTAAGTCTCAAGTGTCTCGGCTTTATTCTACCTTCGTATTATCGCCCTCCGATTTccataaattaattaatgatttcttTCTTTGCCTGATCATGTATGAGTACATAAATATAGAGCCAGGAATATATATACACAATATAACAATATATAGGCATGCAAGATTCACTTCGAAATTCAGAGCATTAGGCATTTTTGTGGGGAAATGTAGCAATCTTTGATAAACTGGATCGCTTGAGctagaattattataaatatcaGAGATAAAGTTTGAACAAATAATTACCTCACTAAAGATACCAATTGGATACAAAACAGCAAATGCGCTATATCTGAGCCACTTTAGGAATAAAGGCATTCTAATTGATGGAAAGTTAAATGAGCATTGCAAAATAACATAATATGGATATCTGATTAACTCTGATAATGA
This is a stretch of genomic DNA from Cryptosporidium parvum Iowa II chromosome 3, whole genome shotgun sequence. It encodes these proteins:
- a CDS encoding protein phosphatase, signal peptide, 2-6 transmembrane domain protein; translated protein: MHSSKLKSIYLIIYGIVSTLFWATTLYFTINEIIGIKSTYEQLGKHMIALRISQSLAVLDIMNSSLGIVKSQFLPTIIQVSSRLHIVWIVFYLSPENSRQISTVFSNIMIITWSLSELIRYPYYVILQCSFNFPSIRMPLFLKWLRYSAFAVLYPIGIFSEVIICSNFISDIYNNSSSSDPVYQRLLHFPTKMPNALNFEVNLACLYIVILCIYIPGSIFMYSYMIRQRKKSLINLWKSEGDNTKVE